One window from the genome of Roseomonas haemaphysalidis encodes:
- a CDS encoding inositol monophosphatase family protein codes for MTPDLDAIGALALRLARLAGQQMADSLGRPLEVSYKPTGEREHSLKDPVSEVDRAVEAALRQEIGRQFPDHHILGEEFPNPPTRPGDVVWAIDPVDGTANFINGFPLFAGSIGVVHDGKPVAGALWCASSHALRAGVYHCVAGGPLLFDGEPVLPRRNPEVRRRLGGFRDASHRSPQQWEPRRTGSAAIECAFVAAGLMEVAVFENPYVWDIAGGLALVQATGGEAFVRNAGGWQRLERFEGEDLRAWQKPMIVAAPGAGDALCQAMG; via the coding sequence ATGACCCCCGATCTTGATGCCATCGGCGCCCTGGCGCTGCGGCTGGCCCGCTTGGCCGGGCAGCAGATGGCCGATTCCCTGGGCCGCCCGCTGGAGGTGTCCTACAAGCCGACCGGCGAGCGCGAGCACAGCCTCAAGGACCCGGTGTCCGAAGTGGACCGCGCGGTGGAAGCCGCGCTGCGCCAGGAAATCGGCCGGCAGTTCCCGGACCACCACATCCTGGGCGAGGAGTTTCCCAACCCGCCGACGCGGCCGGGCGACGTCGTCTGGGCCATCGACCCGGTGGACGGCACCGCCAACTTCATCAACGGCTTTCCGCTGTTCGCCGGCTCGATCGGCGTGGTGCATGACGGCAAGCCGGTGGCCGGCGCGCTGTGGTGCGCTTCCTCGCACGCGCTGCGCGCCGGCGTGTATCACTGCGTTGCCGGCGGTCCGCTGCTGTTCGACGGCGAGCCGGTGTTGCCGCGCCGCAACCCCGAGGTGCGGCGCCGGCTGGGTGGCTTCCGCGATGCCTCGCACCGCTCGCCGCAGCAATGGGAGCCGCGCCGCACCGGCTCGGCCGCCATCGAATGCGCCTTTGTCGCCGCCGGGCTGATGGAGGTGGCGGTGTTCGAGAACCCTTATGTCTGGGACATCGCCGGCGGCCTCGCGCTGGTCCAGGCCACCGGCGGCGAGGCCTTTGTGCGCAATGCCGGCGGCTGGCAACGCCTGGAGCGCTTCGAGGGCGAGGACCTGCGCGCCTGGCAGAAGCCGATGATCGTCGCCGCCCCCGGCGCGGGAGACGCGCTGTGCCAGGCGATGGGCTGA
- a CDS encoding SDR family NAD(P)-dependent oxidoreductase translates to MPGDGLSSFPPGGRAVVVGASGGIGRALLDALHRSGAFAEVVGLSRRDGQIDLEDEASIAAATARLRDGPPLRLLIVATGFLHDAAQQPEKTWRTLDAGAMARAYSLNAIGPALVAKHCLDLLPATGKSAFAALSARVGSIGDNRAGGWHAYRASKAALNMLLRNLAIELARRKPEALCVGLHPGTVDTSLSAPFQGGVAPGKLFSPAQSAGYLLGVLDGLTARDSGNVFAWDGKAVPP, encoded by the coding sequence GTGCCAGGCGATGGGCTGAGCAGCTTTCCGCCCGGCGGCCGCGCCGTGGTGGTCGGCGCTTCCGGCGGCATCGGGCGGGCGCTGCTGGACGCGCTGCACCGGTCCGGCGCCTTCGCGGAGGTGGTGGGTTTGTCCCGCCGCGACGGGCAGATCGATCTGGAAGACGAGGCCAGCATCGCCGCCGCCACCGCCCGGCTTCGGGACGGGCCGCCCTTGCGGCTGCTCATCGTCGCCACCGGCTTTCTGCACGACGCCGCGCAGCAGCCCGAGAAGACCTGGCGCACGCTGGACGCCGGGGCCATGGCGCGCGCCTACAGCCTCAATGCCATCGGCCCCGCGCTGGTCGCGAAGCACTGCCTGGACCTGCTGCCGGCCACGGGCAAGAGCGCCTTCGCAGCCTTGTCCGCCCGTGTCGGCAGCATCGGCGACAACCGCGCCGGCGGCTGGCATGCCTACCGCGCCTCCAAGGCCGCGCTGAACATGCTGCTGCGCAACCTCGCCATCGAACTGGCCCGGCGGAAGCCCGAGGCACTTTGCGTCGGGCTGCACCCGGGCACCGTGGATACGTCGTTGAGCGCGCCGTTCCAGGGCGGCGTGGCGCCGGGCAAGCTGTTCAGCCCCGCGCAGTCGGCGGGCTACCTGCTAGGGGTGCTGGACGGGCTGACGGCGCGGGACAGCGGAAACGTGTTCGCCTGGGACGGCAAGGCAGTGCCGCCCTGA
- a CDS encoding glycosyltransferase, translated as MTPLPCVVCVPAKDEAAAVPRLLRALAAQRAAGPDRPLRVLLLANNCTDATAAVARASAHPALDLRVQEARLLGDEAHVGFARRQALALGLDWLRRDGEPEGALISTDADALPPPDWIGAQLRALAEGADCVGGRIDLDDSLPLPPGLLAVRDTVARYWAAVRALADRIDPLPWDPAPRHGDHVAGSLAIAAPFYEAIGGLPPLPCGEDNALVAEVERAGGRLRHDPAVFVRVSAREDGRASGGMATEMVKWRRIAETGAPHLLSDAAFWQALLQRRADLRALFHARRLEGKLAALAAGCPNDIAFLARAEPLLPALPQAEAPIATATAALEALARDGRIAA; from the coding sequence GTGACCCCGCTGCCCTGCGTCGTCTGCGTTCCCGCCAAGGACGAGGCGGCGGCGGTGCCACGCCTGCTGCGCGCGCTGGCGGCGCAGCGCGCGGCCGGCCCGGACCGGCCGCTGCGGGTCCTGCTGCTGGCCAACAACTGCACGGATGCGACCGCCGCCGTGGCCCGCGCCAGCGCCCACCCCGCCCTGGACCTGCGGGTCCAGGAAGCCCGCCTGCTCGGCGACGAGGCGCATGTCGGCTTTGCCCGCCGCCAGGCCCTGGCGCTCGGCCTGGACTGGCTGCGGCGGGATGGCGAGCCGGAAGGCGCGCTGATCAGCACCGATGCCGATGCCCTGCCGCCGCCGGACTGGATCGGCGCCCAGCTGCGGGCCCTGGCGGAGGGGGCCGACTGCGTCGGTGGGCGCATCGACCTGGATGATTCTCTGCCGCTGCCCCCCGGGCTGTTGGCGGTGCGCGACACCGTCGCCCGCTACTGGGCCGCGGTGCGGGCCCTGGCCGACCGCATCGATCCGCTGCCCTGGGACCCGGCGCCCCGGCACGGCGACCACGTCGCCGGCAGCCTGGCCATCGCCGCGCCCTTCTACGAGGCCATCGGCGGCCTGCCCCCCTTGCCCTGCGGCGAGGACAACGCACTGGTGGCCGAAGTGGAGCGCGCCGGCGGCCGCCTGCGCCACGACCCCGCGGTGTTTGTGCGCGTGTCCGCCCGCGAGGACGGCCGCGCCAGCGGCGGCATGGCGACCGAAATGGTGAAATGGCGGCGGATCGCCGAAACCGGCGCGCCGCACCTGTTGTCCGATGCCGCCTTCTGGCAGGCCCTGCTGCAACGCCGCGCCGACCTGCGGGCCCTGTTCCATGCCCGCCGGCTGGAAGGCAAGCTGGCGGCGCTGGCCGCGGGCTGCCCCAACGACATCGCCTTTCTGGCCCGCGCCGAACCGCTGCTGCCGGCGCTGCCGCAGGCCGAGGCGCCCATCGCCACCGCCACCGCCGCGCTGGAAGCCCTGGCCCGCGACGGGCGCATCGCCGCCTGA
- a CDS encoding diacylglycerol/lipid kinase family protein — MKTILFHNPSAGGDGDAPSQEDLLAMLRRSGLEVSPQDNRTEDLSRVLAEPAELVLVAGGDGTVGRIATAMAAAPGAADRLLAVLPLGTANNLSRALGSWPGPGHFAEGWPEAARRSLNVAVAEAEGFPARRFVESVGFGAFARAVEHADETGEQGVDAGRAVFRRILSGALPGHARIIVDGVAETVETLLVEVMNVALFGPNLVLAPQADPGDGMLDVVTLHPDQRHAMLDWLRAPACGEPPVTLQRGRNVVVEWAGAPLRLDDTPQEQGAPPALAFRMAEEALTVLVPPECLSAPQGARATAETCKA, encoded by the coding sequence ATGAAGACCATCCTGTTCCACAACCCATCCGCCGGCGGCGACGGCGACGCCCCTTCCCAGGAGGACCTGCTGGCCATGCTGCGCCGGTCGGGACTGGAGGTCTCGCCCCAGGACAACCGGACGGAGGACCTGTCCCGCGTCCTGGCCGAGCCGGCGGAACTGGTGCTGGTGGCGGGCGGCGACGGCACTGTCGGCCGCATCGCCACCGCCATGGCCGCCGCCCCGGGCGCCGCGGACCGCCTTCTGGCCGTGCTGCCGCTCGGCACCGCCAACAACCTGTCGCGCGCGCTCGGCTCATGGCCCGGCCCCGGGCACTTCGCCGAAGGCTGGCCGGAAGCCGCCCGGCGCAGCCTCAACGTGGCGGTGGCGGAAGCCGAGGGCTTTCCCGCCCGCCGCTTCGTGGAATCCGTGGGCTTCGGCGCCTTTGCGCGGGCGGTGGAACATGCCGATGAAACGGGCGAGCAGGGCGTCGATGCCGGGCGGGCGGTGTTCCGCCGCATTCTGTCCGGCGCCCTGCCCGGCCATGCCCGCATCATCGTGGACGGAGTGGCCGAGACGGTGGAAACCCTGCTGGTCGAGGTGATGAACGTCGCCTTGTTCGGCCCCAACCTGGTGCTGGCGCCGCAGGCCGACCCGGGCGACGGCATGCTGGACGTGGTGACGCTGCACCCCGACCAGCGGCACGCCATGCTGGACTGGCTGCGCGCCCCCGCCTGCGGCGAGCCGCCCGTGACCTTGCAGCGCGGCCGCAACGTGGTGGTGGAATGGGCCGGCGCGCCGTTGCGGCTGGACGACACGCCGCAGGAACAGGGCGCCCCGCCCGCCCTGGCCTTTCGCATGGCGGAGGAGGCGCTGACCGTCCTGGTCCCTCCCGAATGCCTGTCCGCCCCCCAGGGCGCCCGCGCCACCGCCGAGACGTGCAAGGCATGA
- a CDS encoding glycosyltransferase, translating into MIDVALIDAAPSVPLNIALIAHLKYPIAEPFAGGLEMHTHLLARFLIRRGHRVTLFAAEGSDPALGLCPSGPPTGEGHGDLLLEEQVGVAELDAYRRIMERVALGRFDIVHNAALHDLPLTMAHCLPIPMLTAFHTPPFPTLETGVRDRSGEGMRFAAVSGCVRDIWQPVVPVDAVVRNGIDLQQFAFGAVAGEHAIWSGRVVPEKGTHLAIDAARRAGIPLRVAGPLNNLSYWQSEIQPRLGGDIEYIGHLGHAELAREVARARVALCTPRWEEPYGLVVAEALACGTPVAGFARGALPEIVDAATGALAPADDVEALADAILRAGRLSRAACRRRAEQTCDATVMVAGYEAVYRGMLAPALSSAPVAGRAVMHVDRPVAAPHPALLPVAKAPRPPVAMP; encoded by the coding sequence ATGATTGATGTCGCCCTGATCGATGCCGCCCCCTCCGTGCCGCTGAACATCGCGCTGATCGCCCACCTGAAATACCCGATCGCGGAGCCCTTCGCCGGCGGCCTGGAGATGCACACCCATCTTCTGGCGCGCTTTCTGATCCGCCGCGGCCATCGCGTGACGCTGTTCGCGGCTGAAGGCTCGGACCCGGCGCTGGGCCTGTGTCCCAGCGGCCCGCCGACCGGCGAAGGCCATGGCGACCTGTTGCTGGAGGAGCAGGTGGGGGTGGCCGAGCTGGACGCCTACCGCCGGATCATGGAGCGGGTGGCCCTGGGGCGCTTCGACATCGTGCACAACGCCGCGTTGCACGACCTGCCGCTGACCATGGCGCATTGCCTGCCCATACCCATGCTCACCGCCTTTCACACGCCCCCGTTCCCGACCCTGGAAACCGGCGTGCGTGACCGCAGTGGCGAGGGCATGCGCTTTGCCGCCGTGTCCGGCTGCGTGCGCGACATCTGGCAGCCGGTGGTGCCGGTGGATGCCGTGGTGCGCAACGGCATCGACCTGCAGCAATTCGCCTTTGGCGCGGTGGCGGGCGAGCATGCCATCTGGTCCGGCCGCGTGGTGCCGGAAAAGGGCACCCATCTGGCGATCGACGCCGCCCGCCGTGCCGGCATTCCGCTGCGCGTGGCCGGGCCGTTGAACAACCTCAGCTACTGGCAAAGCGAGATCCAGCCGCGGTTGGGCGGCGACATCGAGTATATCGGCCACCTCGGCCACGCCGAACTGGCGCGCGAGGTGGCCCGCGCCCGCGTGGCGCTGTGCACGCCGCGCTGGGAGGAGCCCTACGGCCTGGTGGTGGCCGAGGCGCTGGCCTGCGGCACGCCGGTCGCGGGCTTCGCGCGCGGCGCGCTGCCGGAGATCGTCGATGCCGCCACCGGCGCCCTCGCACCCGCCGACGATGTGGAGGCGCTGGCCGACGCCATTCTGCGCGCCGGCCGCCTGAGCCGCGCCGCCTGCCGCCGCCGTGCCGAGCAGACCTGCGATGCCACGGTGATGGTGGCGGGCTACGAGGCCGTGTATCGCGGCATGCTGGCCCCGGCGCTGTCCAGCGCCCCGGTGGCCGGGCGCGCGGTGATGCATGTGGACCGCCCGGTGGCCGCGCCGCACCCGGCGCTGCTGCCGGTGGCCAAGGCGCCGCGCCCGCCCGTGGCGATGCCGTGA